From Glycine soja cultivar W05 chromosome 4, ASM419377v2, whole genome shotgun sequence, the proteins below share one genomic window:
- the LOC114409950 gene encoding nuclear transcription factor Y subunit C-1-like, with amino-acid sequence MENNQQQGAQAQSGPYPGGAGGSAGAGAGAGAAPFQHLLQQQQQQLQMFWSYQRQEIEHVNDFKNHQLPLARIKKIMKADEDVRMISAEAPILFAKACELFILELTIRSWLHADENKRRTLQKNDIAAAITRTDIFDFLVDIVPRDEIKDDAALVGATASGVPYYYPPIGQPAGMMIGRPAVDPATGVYVQPPSQAWQSVWQSAAEDTPYGTGAQGNLDGQS; translated from the coding sequence ATGGAGAACAACCAGCAACAAGGCGCTCAAGCCCAATCGGGACCGTACCCCGGCGGCGCCGGCGGAAGTGCAGGTGCAGGTGCAGGTGCAGGCGCGGCCCCGTTCCAGCACCTGctccagcagcagcagcagcagctgcAGATGTTCTGGTCGTACCAGCGGCAAGAGATCGAGCACGTGAACGACTTCAAGAACCACCAGCTCCCCTTGGCCCGCATCAAGAAGATCATGAAGGCCGACGAGGACGTCCGCATGATCTCCGCCGAGGCCCCCATCCTCTTCGCCAAGGCCTGCGAGCTCTTCATCCTCGAGCTCACCATCCGCTCCTGGCTCCACGCCGACGAGAACAAGCGCCGCACCCTCCAGAAGAACGACATCGCCGCCGCCATCACTCGCACCGACATTTTCGACTTCCTCGTCGACATCGTCCCCCGCGACGAGATCAAGGACGACGCCGCGCTCGTCGGGGCAACGGCCAGTGGGGTGCCTTACTACTACCCGCCCATTGGCCAGCCTGCCGGGATGATGATTGGCCGCCCCGCCGTCGATCCCGCCACCGGAGTTTATGTCCAGCCGCCCTCCCAGGCCTGGCAGTCCGTCTGGCAGTCCGCCGCCGAGGACACGCCCTACGGCACCGGTGCCCAGGGGAACCTTGATGGCCAGAG